CTTCTCGCGAAGCGGTGCATGAGATATTCAGCTCTTTCTCCCCGACTGCCGTCATCAATACGGCCGCTATGACCTTGGTCGACCAGTGTGAAAGTGAAGTGGAGAAGTGCAGGAGCATCAATGTGGATGGGGTGAAGAATCTTTTAAGCGCTTGTTTGGAACACGGAGTCCATCTGCAACAGGTATCCACCGATTTTGTGTTCAATGGAAAAGATGGTCCTTACAGGGAGACAGATGATCCTGATCCATTGAGTGTCTATGCCCAAAGCAAGTACGATGCAGAACAAGCGATCATCCGATCGGCCCATACGGATTGGTCCATCGCCCGTACGATAATCCTTTACGGAGTAGGGGAGAACATGAGTAGGAGTAACATCGTCCTCTGGGCACGTCAGACGTTGGCCGAGGGCGGTGATATGAAGATCGTCCACGACCAATTCCGTGCTCCTACTTTGGCTGAAGATCTGGCTCTTGGTTGCTGGGCTATCATCGAGCAAGGGTGCACTGGGATCTATCACTTGGCCGGACCTGAGACTATGGCAGTTATAGACATAGTCAAGCGCATTGGGCAGTATTACGGATTTCCTACGGAACACATCCAGGAGATCGATACGGCTTCTTTGGGCCAGCCGGCAGCAAGACCACCACACACCGGTTTCATTCTGGACAAAGCACGGAGGGATCTGGACTATCGACCAAGGACACTGGAAGAGGGTCTGGCTCTCATCGATGAGCAGCTTCCGCTCTGAAATCCAGCAATATGTAGAATGCCTATATTGTCGGCTTGTCTAAGAAATCCACACCTTCGACCGAACGGAAATATTCAATGTATGATGAATAGAATTGCAGCTGTACTAGGGCTATTCCTATTTACTCCTATTTCATTTTTTGCACAGGAACAGGCTCAGGAAATGGGTCTCGATGAGCGTATCAATGAATGGTTCACACCGATCTCTAATGCTTGGCAGTCCATCGTACTTTTCACGGTCCCGGTTTTTGGGCATGAGATTCCTTTTGTAGTGATCCTGCTGGTCTGCGGTGCGGCCTTCTTCACAGTGTATTTCTCATTTATCAATATCCGTAGGTTCCCATTGTCCATCAATGTGGTCAGAGGGAAGTACGATGACCTCGATCATCATTCGGCTGATGAGCGTGCGCAGGTCAACATCGCTGATGGAGATGTCGCGCGCACGATAAAGGATGAATCCCAAGATGGGGAGGTAAGCCATTTCCAAGCCTTGGCTACAGCCGTATCAGGTACGGTAGGTCTAGGAAATATTGCGGGTGTAGCATTGGCCATCGCCCTAGGAGGTCCAGGTGCCACCTTCTGGATGATCATATGTGGGCTACTCGGTATGAGTACCAAGTTCGTGGAATGTACACTCGGGGTCCGCTACCGGGATATGGATGCAACAGGTAAAGTCTTCGGAGGACCGATGTACTATCTGTCCAAAGGATTGAAAGAGCGCGGATTCACAGGCACAGGCAAGGTGCTTGCAGGTCTCTTCGCCTTCCTATGTATCGGAGCCAGTTTCGGTGGAGGAAATGCTGCCCAGTCCAATCAGGCGGCCCTACAGATCGCTTCCTTGCTTGGAATGGACGCGGGGAATAGCGGAACACTGATCGGAATAGGTCTAGCCGTTGTGGTAGGAATCGTCATCATAGGAGGTATCAAGCGTATCGCCAGTGTGACGGAAAAGGTGGTCCCATTCATGGCACTGATCTATGCCATGGCCTGTCTGTTCATCATCTTCTCGAATTTCTCATTCATCGATGATGCATTTGCGATGATATTTACCGAGGCGTTCTCCCCACAAGCTGGGATCGGTGGTCTGGCCGGTGTCCTTATCGTAGGATTCCAGCGAGCTGCATTCTCCAATGAGGCGGGAGCAGGATCAGCATCCATTGCACACTCTGCCGTGAAGACCAAGTACCCTGCGTCAGAAGGTCTGGTTGCCCTCCTTGAGCCATTTATCGACACGGTGGTCATTTGTACCATGACTGCGCTGGTCATCATCATGTACAATATGGGTGGCCATTTCGAGTATGGAGTGGGTCAGGTCGTGATCGATGGTCAGGCCGTAGAAGGTGCAACGCTCACATCTCTTGCCTTTGCTGATTCTATCTCTTGGTTCCCGTACCTCTTGACCATTGCCATCATTCTGTTTGCCATCTCTACCATGATCTCATGGAGCTACTACGGACTGCAATCATGGATGTATCTTTTCGGTAGAAGTAAAACTGCTGATCTGTGCTATAAGATCCTCTTCCTGACTTTCATCGTGATCGGTGCTGCAGCTAATATGAGTGCGGTATGGGGGTTCTCTGATGCCATGATCCTGGCCTTGGTATTCCCGAATATGATCGGTCTCTTCTTTCTATTTCCGAAGGTCCGAGAGGAGTTGGGTAAATATCTAAGTGCCATCCGGAAGAAAGACGACTGATGCCGAGTCCCTGGAAGGACTTTTTCGATTTTTCTGAGTACGAGCAGCGAGGTGTGCTCATACTGGTCGTCATCATCCTTGCCTGTATATCCATTCTGACATTTCAAGATCACTTCTTTCCTCTACCTGAACAAGAACTCACTGCTGAAGAGAGGGCCTTATTGAAGACCTTGAAAGAGAAGACCTCAGAGCAGGACGAGTCCTTCGCCTATCGGAACGCATCTACAAGAACGACCAAGAAAGCACTGTCCGAACCTTTCATCTTCGACCCCAATACTCTGGACACCGAAGGATACGTAGCCTTGGGATTTTCCGAGAAACAAGCTCAGAGTATCCGGAGGTATTTCGATAAGGGCGGTAGGATCGATGATCCAGAGGATTTTCAGAAGTTATACGTGGTCAACGAATTCATGCATGACCGGCTCAAGGGCTATATCCGTATCCAGAAAGAGGAACCAAGGGAAGTAGATTATGTCGCTTCACGACAAACGGACTCTGAGCTTGAGTTTGGAGAATCAGAGCTAGAAGACGAAGAGACCGTAGTCATTGTCGATCTAAATCGCGCTTCCACAGATGACCTGATCGCTTTGCCCGGTATCGGTCCGGTCTATGCCCAGCGTATCCAATCCTATCGTGACCTATTGGGAGGGTACACCCACATCGACCAACTG
Above is a genomic segment from Flavobacteriales bacterium containing:
- a CDS encoding alanine:cation symporter family protein, whose translation is MNRIAAVLGLFLFTPISFFAQEQAQEMGLDERINEWFTPISNAWQSIVLFTVPVFGHEIPFVVILLVCGAAFFTVYFSFINIRRFPLSINVVRGKYDDLDHHSADERAQVNIADGDVARTIKDESQDGEVSHFQALATAVSGTVGLGNIAGVALAIALGGPGATFWMIICGLLGMSTKFVECTLGVRYRDMDATGKVFGGPMYYLSKGLKERGFTGTGKVLAGLFAFLCIGASFGGGNAAQSNQAALQIASLLGMDAGNSGTLIGIGLAVVVGIVIIGGIKRIASVTEKVVPFMALIYAMACLFIIFSNFSFIDDAFAMIFTEAFSPQAGIGGLAGVLIVGFQRAAFSNEAGAGSASIAHSAVKTKYPASEGLVALLEPFIDTVVICTMTALVIIMYNMGGHFEYGVGQVVIDGQAVEGATLTSLAFADSISWFPYLLTIAIILFAISTMISWSYYGLQSWMYLFGRSKTADLCYKILFLTFIVIGAAANMSAVWGFSDAMILALVFPNMIGLFFLFPKVREELGKYLSAIRKKDD
- a CDS encoding NAD(P)-dependent oxidoreductase; this encodes MHRILLTGSNGLLGQKLVALLRNQSEVELLATSLGENRISSTQGYSYTPLDITSREAVHEIFSSFSPTAVINTAAMTLVDQCESEVEKCRSINVDGVKNLLSACLEHGVHLQQVSTDFVFNGKDGPYRETDDPDPLSVYAQSKYDAEQAIIRSAHTDWSIARTIILYGVGENMSRSNIVLWARQTLAEGGDMKIVHDQFRAPTLAEDLALGCWAIIEQGCTGIYHLAGPETMAVIDIVKRIGQYYGFPTEHIQEIDTASLGQPAARPPHTGFILDKARRDLDYRPRTLEEGLALIDEQLPL